One Thermoflexus hugenholtzii JAD2 DNA segment encodes these proteins:
- the galK gene encoding galactokinase — MSDARARAEHIFRARFGDAPLLRARAPGRVNLIGEHTDYNEGFVLPIAIDRAVWVAARLRTDREVHLVAADFGEEAVFSLDGLRPGALRGWAAYPAGVAWALEGAGYRLVGMDAVVAGDVPIGSGLSSSAALEVAFAVAWAALSDHEIPPLDLARLCQRAENEFVGVRCGIMDQMAARFGRRGHALWIDCRSLAIEWVPVPPEMVVLVADSGVRRALAASAYNERRAQCEEAVRRLRSRDPGLRALRDLTSAALEAARAELPEVIYRRARHVVTENQRVREAVDALRRGDLPAFGALLNASHDSLRDDYEVSSPELDTLVEAARTVPGVYGARLTGAGFGGSILTAVHRDAVAEAAEAMTRAYAARFGRAPTLFRVEPDEGAQVEQIANP; from the coding sequence ATGTCCGATGCGCGGGCGCGAGCGGAGCACATCTTTCGGGCACGCTTTGGGGACGCACCCCTCCTGCGGGCCCGGGCGCCGGGGCGGGTCAACCTGATCGGCGAGCACACGGATTACAACGAGGGGTTCGTCCTCCCCATCGCCATCGATCGCGCGGTCTGGGTGGCCGCCCGCCTGCGGACGGATCGGGAGGTCCATCTGGTCGCGGCCGATTTCGGGGAGGAGGCCGTGTTCTCCTTGGACGGCTTGCGTCCGGGCGCTCTGCGGGGATGGGCAGCTTACCCGGCCGGCGTGGCCTGGGCGCTGGAAGGGGCCGGATATCGTCTGGTCGGGATGGATGCGGTGGTGGCAGGGGATGTGCCGATCGGGAGCGGCCTGAGCTCCTCGGCCGCCCTGGAGGTGGCTTTCGCTGTGGCCTGGGCGGCGCTGAGCGACCACGAGATCCCGCCTCTGGATCTGGCCCGCCTGTGCCAGCGGGCGGAGAACGAGTTTGTAGGGGTGCGTTGCGGGATCATGGACCAGATGGCCGCGCGGTTCGGCCGGCGGGGACATGCCCTGTGGATCGACTGCCGCTCCCTGGCGATCGAGTGGGTGCCGGTCCCGCCGGAGATGGTCGTGCTGGTAGCCGATAGCGGGGTGCGCCGGGCCCTGGCGGCCTCGGCCTACAACGAGCGTCGGGCGCAATGTGAGGAGGCGGTCCGACGGCTCCGGTCGCGGGATCCGGGGTTGCGGGCGTTGCGGGATCTCACCTCGGCGGCTCTGGAGGCGGCCCGGGCCGAGCTCCCGGAGGTGATCTACCGACGGGCTCGCCACGTGGTCACGGAGAACCAGCGGGTGCGGGAGGCGGTGGACGCGTTGCGGCGCGGGGATCTCCCGGCCTTCGGAGCGTTGCTCAACGCCTCTCACGACAGCCTGCGGGACGACTACGAGGTCAGCTCCCCGGAGCTGGACACCCTGGTGGAGGCGGCCCGGACGGTCCCCGGGGTGTATGGGGCGCGGTTGACGGGAGCCGGATTCGGGGGCAGCATCCTCACGGCTGTCCATCGGGACGCGGTGGCTGAGGCGGCGGAGGCGATGACCCGGGCCTACGCCGCCCGCTTCGGACGAGCGCCGACCCTGTTCCGGGTCGAGCCGGATGAGGGAGCACAGGTGGAGCAGATAGCGAACCCATGA
- a CDS encoding alpha/beta fold hydrolase, with the protein MPFATVQGVRLVYDLRGQGVPVLWIHGFPLGRWLWDPQVEALRDVARSIAVDLRGFGGSSTPEGPYTMETYAEDLRGLLDLLGIDRVVLAGLSMGGYVSFAFYAAYPERVRGLILADTRHQADTPEARANRYALIERIRQEGTAAAVEAFLPRLLGATTRREHPERVEMLRRKMMTNPAAGLIGALQAMAERPDRTELLPRIQVPTLVIVGEEDEVTPPEVARQMAEAIPHARLVVLPSAGHLANVEAPEAFNEAVRTFLGQLP; encoded by the coding sequence ATGCCGTTCGCCACCGTTCAGGGCGTCCGTCTGGTGTATGACCTCCGTGGCCAGGGGGTTCCGGTCCTCTGGATCCATGGGTTCCCCCTGGGCCGCTGGCTCTGGGATCCGCAGGTCGAGGCCCTGAGGGATGTGGCCCGGTCCATCGCCGTGGATCTACGCGGGTTCGGGGGAAGCAGCACTCCGGAAGGCCCTTACACCATGGAAACCTACGCGGAGGATCTGCGCGGGCTGCTGGACCTCCTGGGGATCGATCGGGTGGTCCTGGCCGGGCTCTCCATGGGCGGATACGTCTCCTTTGCCTTTTACGCCGCCTACCCCGAGCGGGTTCGCGGGCTCATCCTGGCGGATACCCGACATCAGGCGGACACACCGGAGGCCCGGGCGAACCGTTACGCGCTGATCGAACGGATCCGCCAGGAGGGGACAGCCGCCGCGGTGGAGGCCTTCCTCCCCCGTCTGCTGGGGGCCACCACCCGACGGGAGCATCCGGAGCGGGTGGAGATGCTGCGGCGCAAGATGATGACCAACCCAGCCGCCGGGCTCATCGGCGCCCTCCAGGCCATGGCCGAACGCCCGGATCGAACGGAGCTCCTCCCCCGGATCCAGGTCCCCACCCTGGTGATCGTCGGCGAGGAGGATGAGGTGACCCCGCCTGAGGTGGCCCGCCAGATGGCGGAGGCCATCCCCCACGCCCGGCTCGTGGTGCTCCCCTCGGCCGGCCACCTCGCGAACGTCGAGGCCCCCGAAGCCTTCAACGAGGCTGTGCGGACATTCCTGGGCCAACTCCCGTGA
- the tilS gene encoding tRNA lysidine(34) synthetase TilS produces MSAEKRAIARVLRAVREAARRFSLFSPGETVVVGVSGGPDSLCLMDALHTLAPELGIALHIAHLHHGLRGAEADADAAFVAEQATARGLPYTIERLEVRALAEREGLSLEEAARQARYTFLAEVAAQVGSRTIAVAHHADDQVETVLMHLLRGSGLAGLRGMRPCMPLTEYHGLLRRPPEGLRLVRPLLGVWRSEIEAYLQARGLTPRFDRSNLDLTFFRNRLRHEVLPFLERLNPRLRETWWRMAEALAADYEFLEQTLRQVWPTFVALEEPERIVFDLARWRELPLSLRRMALREAAFRLAHRLRDLRFEHVEEAIRMAEEEMTGGMLTWPEGLRVAVAYGTLILAREGALWPEPDLPLLSGALHLQPGETLWPDGRWVVIWEELPAWDPARLQHADLWTLYLDAEQAGESLRFRTRRPGDRFHPAGMPGPVRLKTFLINQKIPQAWRDRWPLLVNEREEILWVAGVRPAASIRPGPHSRCVWRIAIRRAATG; encoded by the coding sequence GTGTCGGCAGAGAAGCGCGCCATCGCGCGGGTGCTCCGGGCGGTCCGGGAGGCCGCCCGTCGCTTCTCCCTTTTCTCTCCCGGGGAGACCGTGGTGGTCGGGGTCTCGGGGGGGCCGGACTCCCTGTGCCTGATGGACGCGCTGCACACGCTGGCTCCCGAGCTGGGGATCGCCCTGCACATCGCCCATCTCCACCACGGCCTGCGGGGAGCGGAGGCCGACGCCGACGCCGCGTTCGTGGCCGAGCAGGCGACGGCGCGCGGGCTCCCTTACACCATCGAGCGCCTCGAGGTCCGGGCCCTGGCGGAGCGGGAAGGCCTTTCCCTGGAAGAGGCCGCCCGTCAGGCGCGCTACACCTTCCTGGCGGAGGTGGCCGCTCAGGTGGGCAGCCGGACCATCGCCGTGGCTCATCATGCGGATGATCAGGTGGAGACCGTGCTGATGCATCTCCTGCGTGGGAGCGGCCTGGCCGGGCTGCGGGGGATGCGCCCGTGCATGCCCCTCACGGAATACCACGGATTGCTTCGTCGGCCCCCGGAGGGGCTCCGGCTGGTGCGGCCGCTCCTCGGCGTCTGGCGGAGCGAGATCGAGGCCTACTTACAAGCCCGGGGGCTGACCCCCCGTTTCGATCGCTCGAACCTGGACCTTACTTTCTTCCGCAACCGGCTACGCCATGAGGTGCTGCCGTTCCTGGAGCGCCTCAACCCCCGCCTGCGGGAGACCTGGTGGCGGATGGCGGAGGCCCTCGCCGCCGACTACGAGTTCCTGGAGCAGACCCTGCGTCAGGTCTGGCCCACCTTCGTGGCCCTCGAGGAGCCGGAGCGGATCGTCTTCGATCTCGCGCGCTGGCGGGAGCTCCCCCTCAGCCTGCGGCGCATGGCCTTGCGGGAGGCCGCCTTCCGGCTGGCCCATCGCCTGCGGGACCTGCGGTTCGAGCACGTGGAGGAGGCGATCCGGATGGCGGAAGAGGAGATGACCGGAGGGATGCTGACCTGGCCGGAGGGCCTGCGGGTCGCCGTCGCCTACGGAACCCTCATCCTCGCTCGAGAGGGCGCCCTCTGGCCGGAGCCGGACCTGCCGCTGCTGTCGGGAGCTCTCCACTTACAGCCGGGGGAGACGCTCTGGCCGGACGGCCGGTGGGTGGTGATCTGGGAGGAGCTTCCGGCATGGGATCCCGCCCGGCTGCAGCATGCGGATCTGTGGACCCTGTACCTGGATGCGGAGCAGGCGGGGGAGTCGCTGCGCTTCCGGACCCGGCGCCCGGGGGATCGCTTCCACCCGGCGGGGATGCCCGGGCCGGTCCGCCTGAAGACCTTCCTGATCAACCAGAAGATCCCGCAGGCCTGGCGGGATCGCTGGCCCCTGCTGGTGAACGAGCGGGAAGAGATCCTGTGGGTGGCGGGGGTGCGGCCCGCGGCCTCCATCCGCCCCGGCCCGCATTCCCGCTGCGTATGGCGGATCGCCATCCGAAGGGCGGCAACAGGATGA
- a CDS encoding Crp/Fnr family transcriptional regulator: MGSLIEILQRVSLFAGLDVDAYHEIGHWTEVLSFPAERYIFHQGDEADAVWIVAEGRVRMLRQASPGKEVILELLGPGEVFGGATLLLSRNPATAQAATPVTVLRIPRAAYLELLERYPRVAVRLLQMLGQRLERAMSIRALILERVENRIAYVVLTLAERAGQPEAEGLRITIPLSREDIARMAGTTLETAIRILSRWTRAGWIRTERGGYIRIRDLDALRELAHSEGEAHGNG, translated from the coding sequence ATGGGTTCCCTGATCGAGATCCTGCAGAGGGTCTCTCTGTTCGCGGGCCTGGACGTAGACGCCTATCACGAGATCGGCCACTGGACGGAGGTGCTCTCCTTCCCGGCGGAGCGGTATATTTTCCATCAGGGTGATGAGGCCGACGCAGTTTGGATCGTGGCGGAGGGACGGGTTCGGATGTTGCGTCAGGCCTCCCCGGGCAAAGAAGTCATCCTGGAGCTCCTGGGCCCGGGGGAGGTATTTGGCGGGGCGACCCTTCTGTTGAGTCGTAACCCGGCCACGGCCCAGGCTGCCACTCCTGTCACTGTCCTTCGGATCCCCCGCGCCGCCTATCTGGAGCTCCTGGAGCGCTATCCCCGCGTGGCCGTCCGGTTGCTTCAGATGCTGGGTCAGCGCCTGGAGCGGGCCATGTCCATCCGGGCGCTGATCCTGGAGCGGGTGGAGAACCGCATCGCCTACGTGGTGCTGACCCTGGCGGAACGCGCGGGCCAACCCGAAGCGGAAGGCCTTCGGATCACCATCCCCCTCTCCCGGGAGGATATCGCCCGCATGGCGGGCACTACCCTGGAGACGGCCATCCGGATCCTGAGCCGCTGGACCCGGGCGGGGTGGATCCGCACGGAGCGGGGAGGATATATCCGGATCCGGGATTTGGACGCGCTGCGGGAGCTGGCTCACAGCGAGGGGGAAGCGCACGGCAATGGCTGA
- the hisG gene encoding ATP phosphoribosyltransferase, with protein sequence MQAHGLWQPGARRPGEIRIALPSKGRLEEPTLAFLAACGLAVEKTNPRQYVARIPALPGVTVLFQRAGDIPLSVRDGGVDFGITGYDVVMERLDHDPNVLILHEALHYGHCDLVLAVPESWPVETMEELAALAQSRAREGHPLRIATRFPHLVGRFLQEHGIPAFQLVVSEGTLEVAPSIGYADLIADLTTTGTTLHDNRLKPLRDGIILHAQACLIANRKALRTRPEVLAVARQLVEFFEAHLRAEGHYMLFANMRGESAEAIARRLFTQTDLGGLQGPTISRVYVREEDPGWFAIHIIVRKDRLNEAIRQLRAIGGSGVVVAPVTYIFEEEPPRWQRVLDQLREAEEASPS encoded by the coding sequence TTGCAGGCGCATGGCCTGTGGCAACCGGGCGCGCGGCGCCCCGGGGAGATCCGGATCGCGCTGCCCAGCAAGGGGCGACTGGAGGAGCCCACGCTGGCCTTCCTGGCCGCATGTGGCCTGGCGGTGGAGAAGACCAACCCCCGCCAGTATGTCGCTCGCATTCCCGCCCTGCCGGGCGTCACCGTCCTCTTCCAGCGGGCCGGCGACATCCCCTTGAGCGTCCGGGACGGCGGCGTCGACTTCGGCATCACCGGCTATGACGTGGTGATGGAGCGCCTGGATCACGATCCCAATGTCCTCATCCTCCACGAGGCCCTCCATTACGGCCACTGCGACCTGGTCCTGGCGGTGCCCGAATCCTGGCCGGTGGAGACGATGGAGGAGCTGGCTGCCCTCGCCCAATCCCGGGCCCGGGAGGGCCATCCCTTGCGCATCGCCACCCGCTTCCCCCATCTGGTGGGCCGCTTCCTGCAGGAGCATGGGATCCCCGCCTTCCAGCTGGTGGTCTCCGAGGGCACCCTGGAGGTCGCCCCCAGCATCGGCTACGCGGACCTGATCGCTGACCTCACCACCACCGGGACCACGCTCCACGACAACCGCCTGAAGCCCCTGCGGGACGGCATCATCCTCCATGCCCAGGCCTGCCTGATCGCCAACCGCAAAGCCCTGCGGACCCGGCCGGAGGTCCTGGCCGTGGCGCGGCAGCTGGTGGAGTTCTTCGAGGCCCACCTGCGGGCGGAAGGCCACTACATGCTCTTCGCCAACATGCGCGGGGAGTCCGCCGAGGCCATCGCCCGCCGCCTGTTCACCCAGACGGATCTGGGCGGCCTCCAGGGCCCCACCATCTCCCGCGTCTACGTCCGCGAGGAGGACCCCGGCTGGTTCGCCATCCACATCATCGTGCGCAAGGACCGCCTGAACGAGGCCATCCGGCAACTGCGGGCCATCGGCGGCAGCGGCGTGGTGGTGGCCCCGGTGACCTACATCTTCGAGGAAGAACCCCCCCGCTGGCAGCGGGTGCTGGACCAGCTGCGCGAGGCCGAGGAGGCCTCTCCCTCTTAA
- the hisC gene encoding histidinol-phosphate transaminase, with translation MERWIRPDLRDLLTYSMAVSPEELAAAYGIRPDRLIRLHANENPYGPSPRAREALRNGEWHCYPDPQGRALRRALAEYTGLGPERIALGNGADDVIDLLARLLVGPGRAALIAEPTFEMYALSVRWHGGRVHVVQRDEEFRLPRETLLEAIRRLQPAAVFLASPNNPDGQLLPEETLQAALEEGVMVIVDEAYFEFSGHTFAGWLPRYPNLAIVRTFSKWAGLAALRLGYALMHPDLVRAYDEVRPPFNVNLAAQQAALASLEDRAYLMENVARLVAERERLYRALQAFPFLRPFPSHTNFILCRVSGWDAHRLWEALLRRGILVRRYTAPALREHIRISVGRPEHSEALLRALTEIAEEVPHGAP, from the coding sequence ATGGAACGATGGATCCGACCGGATCTCCGGGATCTCTTGACCTATAGCATGGCGGTCTCTCCGGAGGAGCTGGCCGCCGCTTACGGCATCCGGCCGGACCGGCTGATCCGTCTGCACGCCAACGAGAACCCTTACGGGCCCTCCCCGCGCGCCCGGGAGGCGCTGCGGAACGGGGAATGGCACTGCTATCCGGATCCTCAGGGGCGGGCCCTGCGCCGCGCCCTGGCCGAATACACTGGCCTCGGCCCGGAGCGGATTGCCCTGGGCAACGGAGCGGATGATGTGATCGATCTCCTGGCTCGGCTGCTGGTCGGGCCCGGGCGGGCGGCCCTCATCGCCGAGCCCACATTTGAGATGTATGCCCTCTCCGTCCGCTGGCACGGCGGCCGTGTCCACGTCGTCCAACGGGATGAGGAGTTCCGCCTCCCCCGCGAGACGCTCCTCGAGGCGATCCGGCGACTGCAGCCCGCCGCCGTCTTCCTGGCCTCCCCCAACAACCCGGACGGCCAGCTGCTCCCCGAGGAGACCCTTCAGGCGGCCCTCGAGGAAGGCGTAATGGTCATCGTGGACGAGGCCTACTTCGAGTTCTCCGGCCACACCTTCGCCGGATGGCTCCCGCGCTATCCGAACCTGGCCATCGTGCGGACCTTCAGCAAGTGGGCGGGGCTGGCGGCCCTGCGCCTGGGCTACGCCTTAATGCACCCGGACCTGGTCCGGGCCTACGACGAGGTACGCCCGCCCTTCAACGTCAACCTGGCGGCGCAGCAGGCCGCTCTGGCTTCTTTGGAGGATCGGGCGTATCTGATGGAGAACGTGGCCCGCCTGGTGGCCGAGCGGGAGCGGCTTTACCGGGCCCTGCAGGCCTTCCCCTTCCTCCGGCCGTTCCCCAGCCACACCAATTTCATCCTGTGCCGGGTGAGCGGGTGGGACGCCCATCGCCTGTGGGAGGCGCTGCTGCGGCGCGGGATCCTGGTCCGCCGCTACACCGCGCCGGCGCTCCGGGAGCATATCCGCATTTCGGTGGGGCGGCCGGAGCACAGCGAGGCGCTGCTCCGGGCCCTGACGGAGATCGCCGAGGAGGTCCCCCATGGCGCCCCGTGA
- the hisB gene encoding imidazoleglycerol-phosphate dehydratase HisB: MAPREARRQRRTAETEVTVFLRLDGRGEARVETGIGFLDHMLHLFAFHGLFDLEVQARGDLHIDPHHTVEDVAIVLGQALDEALGDRKGIVRMGHAYVPMDEALAFVAVDLSGRPYAVLDLPFGGPTVGALPTSLIPHFLESLAVHARMNLHARLLSGRDDHHRAEALFKALGRALELAVRPDPRRGGIPSTKGTLGL, from the coding sequence ATGGCGCCCCGTGAGGCCCGACGCCAGCGGCGCACCGCGGAAACCGAGGTGACGGTCTTTCTCCGACTGGACGGGCGGGGAGAAGCCCGGGTGGAGACCGGCATCGGCTTCCTGGATCACATGCTGCACCTGTTCGCCTTCCACGGGCTCTTCGACCTGGAGGTCCAGGCCCGGGGGGATCTCCACATCGATCCCCATCACACGGTAGAGGATGTGGCCATCGTGTTGGGACAGGCCCTGGACGAGGCGTTAGGGGATCGAAAAGGGATCGTGCGGATGGGGCATGCCTATGTGCCGATGGACGAGGCGCTGGCCTTCGTGGCGGTGGATCTCTCCGGCCGGCCTTACGCTGTGCTGGATCTCCCCTTCGGCGGACCGACGGTGGGGGCCCTGCCCACCTCCCTGATCCCCCACTTCCTGGAAAGCCTGGCGGTCCACGCCCGGATGAACCTGCACGCCCGCCTGCTCTCCGGGCGGGATGATCACCATCGGGCGGAGGCCCTCTTCAAAGCCCTGGGCCGCGCCCTGGAGCTGGCCGTGCGACCGGACCCCCGACGAGGCGGTATCCCCTCCACCAAGGGGACGCTCGGATTGTGA
- a CDS encoding cupredoxin domain-containing protein codes for MFAPPRVWWRPLDRLERTWLLLAFAWCLVLFIMMPVWLILGRHNVPATTYRAAPAQFQQRVEEFVRQYQVGTEKGIPVVEPPPGDVYLLARQWQWYPILKLKKGQTYRLHVSSIDVQHGFSIQPANLTFQILPEYVYVITLTPLTSGEFSIVCNEFCYIGHHVMVGRILVTD; via the coding sequence ATGTTCGCGCCGCCGCGGGTGTGGTGGAGGCCCCTGGACCGCCTGGAGCGGACCTGGCTGTTGTTGGCCTTCGCCTGGTGCCTGGTGCTCTTTATCATGATGCCGGTCTGGTTGATCCTCGGCCGGCATAACGTCCCGGCGACCACTTATCGGGCTGCCCCTGCCCAATTCCAGCAGCGGGTGGAGGAATTCGTCCGCCAATATCAGGTTGGCACGGAGAAGGGCATCCCGGTCGTGGAGCCCCCTCCCGGGGATGTCTACCTCCTGGCCCGTCAGTGGCAATGGTACCCCATCCTCAAGCTTAAGAAAGGACAGACCTACCGCCTCCACGTTTCCTCGATCGATGTGCAGCATGGTTTCTCCATCCAGCCTGCCAACCTGACGTTTCAGATCTTGCCGGAATACGTCTATGTGATCACCTTGACCCCGCTGACAAGCGGAGAGTTCTCCATCGTCTGCAACGAGTTTTGCTACATCGGACATCACGTGATGGTCGGGCGCATCCTGGTCACGGATTGA
- a CDS encoding cytochrome c oxidase subunit I, translating to MAAPAIPLGEEKAIFRVCPVTRLRVDLAAERMIIANATAAVIFLLVGGVMGLLLALTRWEAVHLLPATWYYRLVTGHGFNMLVAWIVFFEVAGLYFGSTVLLNARLASPWAARLAFALMLLGALLVNGIVLAGRADVMFTAYVPLKAHPLFYLGVILFAVGALIAVALFFVNLLIARLEGRYTGSVPLVVFGLATAAIIATYTLLSGAIAFIPAFFWSLGWLRTYDPGFYRNLFWGFGHPAQQINLAAMVAVWYALAAITVGATPINEKLCRLAFVLYILFINLGAAHHLLVDPGLSFAWKMFNTSYAMYLAVLGSLIHAFSIPAAVEVALRRQGYRRGLFEWLRRAPWQEPGFAALVVSMVLFGWLGGVSGVIIGTEQLNMQFHNTLAVPGHFHATVVGGTTLAFMGLTYYLIPLIFRRELRLKRLASYQPYVFGFGMLLLILGFLLSGTLGVPRRDWAVFKTPAAFSTLIPESAQFTLAIAGLGGVIASIGGAMFLLVVLSSVLTGAVQEARSLRLVVASPADPPEAAETAHEEPRGTFVIALAFLAFFILVYFRNWWLLGLRSWLVH from the coding sequence ATGGCGGCTCCAGCCATTCCGCTTGGTGAAGAGAAGGCGATCTTCCGCGTTTGCCCGGTGACCCGGCTGCGGGTGGATCTGGCGGCGGAGCGGATGATCATCGCCAACGCCACCGCGGCGGTGATCTTCTTGCTCGTCGGCGGGGTCATGGGGCTGCTGCTGGCCCTGACCCGCTGGGAAGCCGTCCATCTGCTGCCGGCCACCTGGTATTATCGTTTGGTGACGGGCCACGGCTTCAACATGCTGGTGGCCTGGATCGTCTTCTTTGAGGTGGCCGGGCTCTATTTCGGGAGCACGGTGCTCTTGAACGCCCGGCTGGCAAGCCCGTGGGCGGCCCGCCTCGCCTTCGCCCTGATGCTCCTGGGGGCCCTGCTGGTGAACGGGATCGTCCTCGCCGGGCGCGCGGATGTGATGTTCACGGCCTATGTGCCCTTGAAGGCCCATCCCCTCTTCTATCTGGGGGTCATCCTCTTCGCCGTGGGCGCGTTGATCGCGGTGGCGCTCTTCTTCGTCAACCTTCTCATCGCCCGCCTGGAGGGTCGCTATACGGGCTCCGTGCCCCTGGTGGTCTTCGGGCTGGCGACGGCCGCCATCATCGCCACCTACACCCTGCTCTCCGGGGCCATCGCTTTCATCCCTGCCTTCTTCTGGTCCCTGGGGTGGCTGCGCACCTATGATCCGGGCTTCTATCGCAACCTCTTCTGGGGCTTCGGGCACCCGGCCCAGCAGATCAACCTGGCCGCCATGGTAGCGGTGTGGTATGCGCTGGCCGCGATCACCGTTGGCGCGACGCCGATCAACGAGAAACTCTGCCGGCTGGCTTTTGTTCTCTATATCCTGTTCATCAACCTGGGCGCCGCTCACCACCTCCTCGTGGACCCCGGCCTGAGCTTCGCGTGGAAAATGTTCAACACGTCCTATGCGATGTATCTGGCCGTCCTGGGGAGCCTGATCCACGCCTTCTCGATCCCGGCGGCCGTGGAAGTGGCATTGCGACGCCAGGGGTATCGCCGGGGGCTCTTCGAGTGGCTGCGCCGGGCCCCATGGCAGGAGCCGGGGTTCGCCGCCCTGGTGGTCTCCATGGTCCTCTTCGGCTGGTTGGGAGGGGTGAGCGGGGTGATCATCGGCACGGAGCAGCTCAACATGCAGTTCCATAACACCCTGGCGGTGCCCGGGCATTTCCACGCCACGGTGGTCGGGGGCACCACCCTGGCCTTCATGGGGCTGACCTATTACCTCATCCCCCTCATCTTCCGGAGGGAGCTTCGGCTGAAGCGACTGGCCTCGTATCAGCCTTACGTGTTTGGTTTCGGGATGTTGCTGCTGATCTTGGGCTTCCTGCTCAGCGGCACCCTGGGGGTTCCTCGCCGGGACTGGGCCGTCTTCAAAACCCCCGCTGCTTTCTCTACGCTGATTCCTGAATCCGCCCAGTTCACCCTCGCCATCGCCGGCCTCGGCGGCGTGATCGCCTCGATCGGCGGCGCCATGTTCCTCCTCGTCGTCCTGAGCTCCGTGCTCACCGGGGCCGTTCAGGAAGCCCGCTCCCTCCGCCTGGTGGTCGCGAGCCCGGCGGATCCGCCCGAAGCGGCGGAAACTGCCCATGAGGAGCCCCGGGGGACCTTCGTGATCGCGCTGGCCTTCCTGGCCTTCTTCATCCTGGTTTACTTCCGAAACTGGTGGCTACTGGGGCTCCGGAGCTGGCTAGTTCATTGA
- a CDS encoding LysE family translocator: MIGIFLRGLLLSLSLSVPLGPGNLAILRAGLRSGWRGAVLTGLGTVAGDLTYFTLSLVGAATLLVQWPALGTAMAAAGAVLLIGLGMLTLRDAWRGVSVSWEAGASSSRLFLTGLAITLTNPMVLLWFAAIASTMLRLGIPEVTPTAVAVFYSGFTAGSLLWVGVLGLVAHGGVRRLSPPVLRALTLLCGLTLLAMGGWSGWQLLASLG, translated from the coding sequence GTGATCGGGATTTTCCTTCGCGGGTTGCTGCTCAGCCTCTCCCTCTCGGTCCCTCTGGGGCCCGGGAACCTGGCCATCCTGCGGGCGGGTCTGCGCAGCGGGTGGAGAGGGGCCGTCCTCACCGGTCTGGGGACCGTAGCCGGGGATCTTACATATTTCACCCTGAGCCTGGTGGGGGCGGCGACCCTGCTGGTGCAATGGCCGGCGCTGGGGACGGCCATGGCGGCAGCGGGGGCTGTGTTGCTGATCGGGCTGGGGATGCTGACGCTGCGGGATGCATGGCGGGGGGTGTCCGTCTCCTGGGAGGCGGGGGCTTCTTCCTCCCGGCTGTTCCTGACCGGTTTGGCCATCACCTTGACGAACCCGATGGTTCTCCTCTGGTTCGCCGCCATCGCCTCCACCATGCTCCGCCTGGGGATCCCGGAGGTCACGCCGACCGCGGTGGCAGTGTTCTACAGCGGCTTCACCGCAGGGAGCCTCCTCTGGGTGGGGGTGCTGGGCCTGGTGGCCCACGGCGGGGTCCGACGGCTCTCCCCTCCGGTGTTGCGGGCGCTGACCCTCCTGTGCGGGCTGACGTTGCTGGCGATGGGTGGATGGAGCGGATGGCAGCTGCTGGCATCTCTGGGATGA